A genomic segment from Bradyrhizobium diazoefficiens USDA 110 encodes:
- a CDS encoding acetyl-CoA hydrolase/transferase family protein produces the protein MPEDSSPIDFAGLVRKDDLVVCGQATAEPVTLTEALMAQAAQLPPFRMMIGPVFSETFSASCAGNVSFQSYGVIGNSRRLAKAGRLDVIPSNYSAFCADFAARRYKADVVLVQLAELEGRLSASLSNDYVIDAARGARLVIAEINPDTPFTFGAEWPEDVPIHVRVAARRPPVELASTPLDDVSRRIAAHAAGLIADGSTLQFGVGRIPDAILSSLSHARRLGIHSGLINDAVVDLIERGAVTNAEKGIDAGITVTNQVIGTRRLYRFAHENKAVAVRPTSYTHSQNVLARINRLVAINSALQVGLDGSVNSETLNGVAIGAIGGQLDFVRGANASCGGRAIIALPATASDGTSRIVADVETVTTPRADVDAVVTEWGVAELRGCGLAERARRMIAIAAPEHRDALSARLRGPAS, from the coding sequence ATGCCCGAGGACAGCTCGCCGATCGATTTTGCCGGCTTGGTCCGGAAGGATGATCTCGTCGTGTGCGGGCAGGCGACGGCGGAGCCTGTCACGCTGACGGAAGCGCTGATGGCGCAGGCAGCACAGCTTCCGCCCTTCCGCATGATGATCGGGCCAGTGTTCTCGGAGACGTTTTCGGCGTCGTGCGCGGGAAATGTCTCGTTCCAGAGCTATGGCGTGATCGGCAATTCGCGGCGGCTCGCGAAAGCGGGGCGGCTCGACGTGATCCCGAGCAATTACAGCGCCTTCTGTGCCGACTTCGCGGCGCGCCGCTACAAGGCCGATGTCGTTCTGGTGCAGCTTGCGGAGCTCGAAGGGCGGCTCAGCGCCAGCCTCTCCAACGACTACGTCATCGATGCCGCGCGCGGCGCACGCCTCGTCATCGCCGAGATCAATCCGGATACGCCCTTTACGTTCGGCGCCGAATGGCCGGAGGACGTGCCGATCCATGTTCGCGTGGCAGCCCGCAGGCCGCCGGTTGAATTGGCCTCGACGCCGCTCGATGACGTTTCGCGGCGCATCGCCGCGCATGCGGCAGGCCTGATCGCCGACGGCAGCACGCTCCAGTTCGGCGTCGGCCGAATTCCGGATGCGATCCTGTCCTCGCTGTCGCATGCGCGCCGTCTCGGCATCCATTCCGGCCTGATCAACGATGCCGTCGTCGACCTGATCGAGCGCGGCGCGGTGACGAATGCGGAGAAGGGCATCGATGCCGGCATCACGGTCACCAACCAGGTGATCGGGACCCGGCGGCTCTATCGCTTCGCGCACGAGAACAAGGCGGTGGCGGTGCGGCCGACGTCCTATACGCACAGCCAGAACGTGTTGGCGCGGATCAACCGGCTGGTCGCGATCAATTCGGCGCTTCAGGTCGGCCTCGACGGCAGCGTCAATTCCGAGACGCTGAATGGCGTCGCGATCGGCGCCATCGGCGGGCAGCTCGATTTCGTGCGCGGCGCCAACGCCTCTTGCGGCGGAAGGGCGATCATCGCGCTGCCGGCGACGGCCTCCGACGGGACCAGCCGGATCGTCGCTGACGTCGAGACGGTGACGACACCGCGCGCCGATGTCGATGCCGTCGTCACCGAATGGGGCGTTGCGGAGCTGCGTGGCTGCGGCCTTGCCGAGCGCGCGCGCCGCATGATCGCGATCGCGGCGCCTGAGCATCGCGACGCGCTTTCGGCGCGGCTTCGCGGGCCCGCGAGCTAG
- a CDS encoding acyl-CoA dehydrogenase family protein has translation MDFALTDQQEAIRDAIAKICEGFPDAYWLKKDHDGGFPHDFHKALADAGWLGICVPEAYGGSGLGITEAAIMMRTIAESGAGMSGASAVHINVFGLNPVVVFGTEEQRKRMLPPMVEGREKACFAVTEPNTGLNTTQLKTRAVAKNDRYIVNGQKVWISTAQVAHKILLLARTTPLEEVRSPTHGLSLFYTDFDRKKIKVHEIEKMGRKVVDSNELFFEDFEIPMEDRIGEEGKGFQYILEGMNPERILIAAEAVGLGKLALARATEYAKTRVVFNRPIGKNQGIQHPLAVNWVELEAAWLMVMQAAWQYDKGLPCGAGANAAKYFAGEAGYHACEQAVMTHGGFGYAKEFHVERYLREVLIPRIAPVSPQLALSFIAEKVLGLAKSY, from the coding sequence ATGGATTTCGCGCTCACCGATCAGCAGGAAGCCATTCGCGATGCCATCGCCAAGATCTGTGAAGGTTTTCCCGATGCCTACTGGCTGAAGAAGGACCACGACGGCGGCTTCCCGCACGATTTCCACAAGGCGCTGGCCGACGCCGGCTGGCTCGGCATCTGCGTGCCGGAGGCCTATGGCGGCTCGGGGCTCGGCATCACCGAAGCCGCGATCATGATGCGCACCATCGCCGAATCCGGCGCCGGCATGTCCGGCGCCTCGGCCGTGCACATCAACGTGTTCGGGCTCAATCCCGTCGTCGTGTTCGGCACCGAGGAGCAGCGCAAGCGCATGCTGCCGCCGATGGTCGAGGGCCGCGAGAAGGCGTGCTTCGCCGTCACCGAGCCCAATACCGGCCTCAACACCACCCAGCTCAAGACCCGTGCGGTCGCCAAGAACGACCGCTACATCGTCAACGGCCAGAAGGTGTGGATCTCGACCGCGCAGGTCGCGCACAAGATCCTGCTGCTGGCGCGCACCACGCCGCTGGAAGAGGTGCGCTCGCCCACCCACGGCCTCAGCCTGTTCTACACCGACTTCGACCGCAAGAAGATCAAGGTCCACGAGATCGAGAAGATGGGCCGCAAGGTCGTCGATTCCAACGAGCTGTTCTTCGAGGATTTCGAGATCCCGATGGAGGACCGCATCGGCGAAGAGGGCAAGGGCTTCCAGTACATCCTCGAAGGCATGAACCCCGAGCGCATCCTGATCGCGGCGGAAGCCGTCGGCCTCGGCAAGCTCGCGCTGGCGCGCGCGACCGAATACGCCAAGACCCGCGTCGTCTTCAACCGCCCGATCGGCAAGAACCAGGGCATCCAGCATCCGCTCGCGGTGAACTGGGTCGAGCTCGAGGCGGCCTGGCTGATGGTGATGCAGGCGGCCTGGCAATACGACAAGGGCTTGCCCTGCGGGGCCGGCGCGAATGCCGCGAAATATTTCGCAGGCGAAGCCGGCTACCATGCCTGCGAGCAGGCCGTGATGACCCATGGCGGCTTCGGCTATGCCAAGGAGTTCCACGTCGAGCGTTATCTGCGTGAAGTGCTGATCCCGCGCATCGCGCCGGTCAGCCCGCAGCTCGCGCTCAGCTTCATCGCGGAAAAGGTGCTGGGGCTGGCGAAGTCGTACTAG
- a CDS encoding TRAP transporter large permease — MTPFIVLALLFGLLALGTPVGFAMAFSGSVGLVMVGGWGTLFGILQTAPLSTVSSYELITIPMFLLMADLVLLSGVADDLFKTASAWVGRIPGGLGMATALAGAGFGAICGTSTASAATLSSTSLPAMIRQGYEPKMAAGVVAISGTLSMLLPTSVALVIFGLLAEVNIGKLLISGIIPAILVTITIMATIYFLVWQDPSRAPAAKSVPWREKFALLWQVSPMVVLFSIVTGTIYLGVATPTEASAFGAFGAFLLAIVKGKITPSSLYRTLLRACHGTCMIIMILVGASIFGYFFTLTHVTQDLVAWIGSLPTSRWVIITLILCGYIVLGSFMDQIAILVLTVPIVLPLIKTLGFDPIWFGVIKIVTAEVGMITPPVGLNCFIVARYAKRPVAEVFHGTFPHFIAHLIAIAILVAFPSIILWLPSQMGR; from the coding sequence ATGACACCTTTCATCGTTCTCGCCCTGCTGTTCGGCCTGCTGGCACTCGGCACGCCCGTCGGCTTCGCAATGGCCTTCTCCGGTTCGGTCGGCCTCGTGATGGTCGGCGGATGGGGCACATTGTTCGGCATCCTGCAAACCGCGCCGCTGTCGACTGTCTCGTCCTACGAGCTGATCACCATCCCGATGTTCCTACTGATGGCGGACCTCGTGCTGCTGTCGGGTGTCGCGGACGACCTGTTCAAGACGGCGTCGGCCTGGGTCGGGCGCATTCCCGGCGGGCTCGGCATGGCGACGGCACTGGCCGGCGCAGGTTTTGGCGCGATCTGCGGCACCTCGACGGCCTCCGCCGCGACGCTGTCCTCGACCAGCCTTCCCGCGATGATCCGCCAGGGCTATGAGCCCAAGATGGCCGCCGGCGTGGTCGCGATATCAGGCACGCTGTCGATGCTGCTGCCGACCAGCGTCGCGCTCGTCATCTTCGGCCTGCTCGCCGAGGTGAACATCGGCAAGCTCCTGATCAGCGGCATCATCCCCGCGATCCTCGTCACCATCACCATCATGGCCACGATCTACTTCCTGGTCTGGCAGGATCCTTCGCGCGCCCCCGCTGCGAAATCGGTGCCGTGGCGCGAAAAATTCGCGCTGTTGTGGCAAGTCTCGCCGATGGTGGTGCTGTTCTCGATCGTGACGGGCACGATCTATCTCGGCGTCGCCACGCCGACGGAGGCTTCCGCCTTCGGCGCGTTCGGCGCCTTCCTGCTCGCTATCGTCAAGGGCAAGATCACGCCGTCATCGCTCTACCGGACGCTGCTGCGGGCCTGCCACGGCACCTGCATGATCATCATGATCCTCGTCGGCGCCTCGATCTTCGGCTACTTCTTTACGCTCACCCACGTCACGCAGGACCTCGTCGCCTGGATCGGCAGTCTGCCGACTTCGCGCTGGGTGATCATCACGCTGATCCTGTGCGGCTACATCGTGCTCGGCTCCTTCATGGACCAGATCGCCATCCTGGTGCTGACCGTGCCGATCGTGCTGCCGCTGATCAAGACGCTCGGCTTCGATCCGATCTGGTTCGGCGTCATCAAGATCGTCACCGCCGAGGTCGGCATGATCACGCCGCCGGTCGGGCTGAACTGCTTCATCGTCGCCCGCTATGCCAAGCGGCCGGTGGCGGAAGTGTTCCACGGCACTTTCCCGCATTTCATCGCCCATCTGATCGCGATCGCGATCCTGGTGGCGTTTCCGAGCATCATTCTCTGGCTGCCCTCGCAGATGGGGCGCTAG
- a CDS encoding TRAP transporter small permease, whose translation MIKRAGDVLGALERALTVIAVVFLFVIMLLVVTDVFMRYALNRPFAFTYDLIGLYLLAGVFFFTLSDGLREHAHVGVDILLSRFSPAGRRLSEIITALAGLFVFVLICKVGFERALENYEQHDVLAGAIAWPTWISAALVPFGCGVLVLRLALQLVGNVLSLVSGRDLYPLPPVTGVGETRSFE comes from the coding sequence GTGATCAAGCGGGCGGGAGATGTGCTCGGCGCGCTGGAGCGCGCGCTGACGGTGATCGCGGTGGTGTTCCTGTTCGTGATCATGCTGCTTGTGGTGACCGACGTGTTCATGCGCTACGCGCTGAACCGTCCGTTTGCCTTCACCTATGATCTGATCGGCCTCTATCTTCTGGCCGGCGTGTTCTTCTTCACGCTGTCGGACGGCTTGCGCGAGCATGCGCATGTCGGCGTCGATATCCTCCTGTCGCGCTTCTCGCCGGCGGGACGGCGACTGTCCGAGATCATCACCGCGCTCGCCGGCCTGTTCGTGTTCGTCCTGATCTGCAAGGTCGGGTTCGAGCGTGCGCTGGAGAATTACGAGCAGCACGACGTGCTGGCCGGTGCGATCGCCTGGCCGACCTGGATATCGGCGGCGCTGGTGCCGTTCGGCTGCGGCGTGCTGGTGCTGCGGCTGGCGCTCCAGCTCGTCGGCAATGTGCTGAGCCTCGTCAGCGGGCGCGACCTCTATCCGCTGCCGCCGGTGACCGGCGTCGGCGAAACGCGAAGCTTTGAGTAA
- the dctP gene encoding TRAP transporter substrate-binding protein DctP: MKKNKVWAAAVFALALPVSTFQAQALELKVADSFPAGHYLVRLLLKPWMDDVTKRTNGAVTFTYYPNQQIGKAADMLRLTQSGVVDIGYIGPSYVSDKMPLSEVAQLPGAFETSCQGTLAYWKTAREGVLAKQEYAPNKIKLLFEVVLPPYQVWTAKTKVDTTKDMQGLKLRTTGGAQDLTLRALGAVPVRMAAPDAYESLSRGTMDGLLFPMESVVAYGLDKLVKHATEGVSFGSFIVAYSINQSVWDKLPDDVKKAMNEASEAIEPTACAQVDKETETTRKHLQDQGVSFEPLPEATRAEMKDKLKGVGKEWASGLDSRGKQASAALKEFEDLLAAGGAK; this comes from the coding sequence ATGAAGAAGAACAAGGTCTGGGCCGCAGCAGTGTTCGCGCTCGCGCTGCCGGTCTCGACGTTTCAGGCGCAGGCGCTGGAGCTGAAGGTCGCCGATAGCTTCCCCGCCGGCCACTATCTGGTTCGCCTGCTGCTCAAGCCCTGGATGGACGACGTCACCAAGCGCACCAATGGCGCGGTAACCTTCACCTATTATCCGAACCAGCAGATCGGCAAGGCCGCCGACATGTTGCGGTTGACGCAGTCCGGTGTGGTCGACATCGGCTACATCGGGCCGTCCTACGTCTCCGACAAGATGCCGCTGTCGGAAGTCGCGCAGTTGCCGGGGGCCTTTGAGACGAGCTGCCAGGGCACGCTCGCCTATTGGAAGACCGCGCGCGAAGGCGTTTTGGCCAAGCAGGAATACGCGCCGAACAAGATCAAGCTGCTGTTCGAGGTGGTGCTGCCGCCCTATCAGGTGTGGACCGCAAAAACCAAGGTCGACACGACCAAGGACATGCAGGGCCTGAAGCTGCGCACCACCGGCGGCGCGCAGGATCTGACATTGCGTGCGCTCGGCGCCGTGCCGGTGCGCATGGCGGCGCCCGATGCGTATGAATCGCTGTCGCGCGGTACCATGGACGGCCTGCTGTTCCCGATGGAAAGCGTCGTGGCCTATGGGCTGGACAAGCTGGTCAAGCACGCCACCGAAGGCGTCAGCTTCGGCAGCTTCATCGTCGCTTATTCCATCAACCAGTCGGTTTGGGACAAGCTGCCCGACGACGTGAAGAAGGCGATGAACGAGGCGTCCGAGGCGATCGAGCCGACTGCCTGTGCCCAGGTCGACAAGGAGACGGAGACCACCAGGAAGCACCTTCAGGACCAGGGCGTCAGCTTCGAGCCGCTGCCGGAGGCGACGCGTGCCGAGATGAAGGACAAGCTGAAGGGCGTCGGCAAGGAGTGGGCGAGCGGGCTCGACAGCCGCGGCAAGCAGGCGTCCGCCGCGCTGAAGGAGTTTGAAGATCTGCTCGCCGCCGGTGGCGCCAAGTAA
- a CDS encoding CaiB/BaiF CoA transferase family protein, with protein MGPLAGFTVLDLTSVLMGPYGTQVLADMGADVIKVESPEGDIVRQIGPGRTPGMGGMFHNANRGKRSIVLDLKKTEGRDTLLRLARRANALVYNVRPQAMARLGLDYETLAAVNPALVYVGAFGYGQSGPYAAKPAYDDLIQGAATIPTLLAAAGDGTPRYVPVTIADRVVGLMMVNAIMGGLMHQQRTGQGQRIDVPMFESMTEFVLVDHLGGLTYDPPLDHGGYVRLLSRYRKPYKTSDGYLCVLIYNDKHWRSFFEAIGRPEFLQQPRFANHASRTKHIDEIYEEIGHIFLTRTTAEWRELLEHADIPVMPMHTLETILDDPHLNAVGFFRTVDHPVEGRIRQMRVPSTWSVTQPEPAGPAPTLGQHGRDILHEAGFSADEIEALAQQKAVHLAAPP; from the coding sequence ATGGGACCGCTCGCCGGCTTCACCGTTCTCGACCTGACCTCCGTCCTGATGGGCCCGTACGGCACCCAGGTGCTGGCGGACATGGGCGCCGACGTCATCAAGGTCGAAAGCCCCGAGGGCGACATCGTCCGCCAGATCGGTCCCGGCCGCACGCCCGGCATGGGCGGGATGTTTCACAACGCCAATCGCGGCAAGCGCAGCATCGTCCTCGACCTCAAGAAGACGGAAGGCCGCGACACGCTGCTGCGGCTGGCGAGGCGCGCCAACGCGCTCGTCTATAATGTGCGCCCGCAGGCGATGGCGCGGCTCGGCCTCGACTACGAGACGCTGGCCGCGGTCAATCCCGCCCTCGTCTATGTCGGCGCCTTCGGCTACGGCCAATCCGGCCCCTACGCCGCAAAGCCCGCCTACGACGATCTGATCCAGGGCGCAGCGACCATTCCGACGCTGCTCGCGGCCGCCGGTGACGGCACGCCGCGCTACGTCCCTGTGACCATCGCCGACCGCGTCGTCGGTCTGATGATGGTCAACGCCATCATGGGCGGGCTGATGCACCAGCAGCGCACCGGCCAGGGCCAGCGCATCGACGTGCCGATGTTCGAATCGATGACCGAGTTCGTGCTGGTCGATCATCTCGGCGGCCTCACCTACGATCCGCCGCTCGACCATGGCGGCTATGTCCGCCTGCTCTCGCGCTACCGAAAGCCCTACAAGACCAGCGACGGCTATCTTTGCGTCCTGATCTACAACGACAAGCACTGGCGCAGCTTCTTCGAGGCGATCGGCCGGCCGGAATTCCTGCAGCAGCCGCGCTTCGCCAACCACGCGTCACGCACGAAACATATCGACGAGATCTATGAGGAGATCGGCCACATCTTCCTCACCCGCACCACCGCGGAGTGGCGCGAGCTGCTGGAGCACGCCGACATTCCGGTGATGCCGATGCACACCCTGGAGACGATTCTGGACGATCCGCATCTCAACGCGGTCGGCTTCTTCAGGACGGTCGATCACCCCGTGGAAGGCCGCATCCGCCAGATGCGGGTGCCTTCGACCTGGAGCGTGACCCAGCCGGAGCCGGCCGGCCCGGCGCCGACGCTCGGCCAGCATGGCCGCGACATCCTGCACGAGGCCGGCTTCTCGGCAGACGAGATCGAAGCGCTCGCGCAGCAGAAAGCAGTTCATCTGGCGGCGCCGCCTTAA
- a CDS encoding MaoC family dehydratase, producing the protein MWRRRLNGSASQTARYREEIAMAGLYFEDFSVGQEFRHPLTRTVTEMDNTMFSLLTLNPQPLHIDAHFAEKTEFGQRIFNSLYTLGIMIGMTVYDTTMGTTVANLGMTDVTFPKPVFHGDTLRATTKVLSLRESKSRPKAGIVEFEHHALNQNDEIVGKCRRMAMMHKRPV; encoded by the coding sequence ATCTGGCGGCGCCGCCTTAACGGCAGCGCCAGCCAAACCGCACGATACAGGGAGGAAATCGCGATGGCCGGACTTTATTTCGAGGACTTTTCCGTGGGCCAGGAGTTCAGGCATCCGCTAACCCGGACCGTCACGGAGATGGACAACACCATGTTCAGCCTGCTGACGCTCAACCCGCAGCCGCTGCATATCGACGCGCATTTCGCCGAAAAGACCGAGTTCGGCCAGCGCATTTTCAACAGCCTTTACACTCTCGGCATCATGATCGGCATGACGGTCTATGATACGACCATGGGCACCACCGTCGCCAATCTCGGCATGACCGACGTCACCTTTCCGAAGCCGGTCTTCCATGGCGACACCTTGCGGGCGACGACGAAGGTGCTTTCGTTGCGGGAATCCAAATCGCGCCCCAAGGCGGGCATCGTCGAGTTCGAGCACCACGCCCTGAACCAGAACGACGAGATCGTCGGAAAATGCCGCCGCATGGCGATGATGCACAAGAGGCCGGTCTGA
- a CDS encoding HpcH/HpaI aldolase/citrate lyase family protein, with the protein MRSMLFVPGDSPRKFEKASEGKADALIIDLEDSVVTEKKAEARGLTLAMLKSRPGPHQLYVRVNALDTGMTLADLAAVMPGRPDGIVLPKSQGGDDVRQVATWLEALEAAAGITVGATRIVCVATETAGSIFGLGSYKGCSPRLAGLMWGAEDLSASLGATEKSSGGVFHSPYRLARDLCLMAAAAAEVAPIDTVYTDIDNLAGLEQETRAARRDGFSAKALIHPKHVDVVNAAFEPTEAERSWAEKVIAAFAGNPNSGTLRLDGQMIDKPHLRAAKKILGQS; encoded by the coding sequence ATGCGTTCGATGCTGTTCGTGCCGGGGGATTCCCCGCGCAAATTCGAGAAGGCGAGCGAAGGCAAGGCCGACGCGCTGATCATCGATCTCGAGGATTCCGTCGTCACCGAGAAGAAGGCGGAAGCACGCGGGTTGACGCTGGCGATGCTGAAGAGCCGTCCCGGCCCACACCAGCTCTATGTCCGCGTCAACGCGCTCGACACCGGCATGACGCTGGCCGATCTCGCCGCGGTGATGCCGGGCAGGCCCGACGGCATCGTGCTGCCGAAATCGCAAGGCGGCGACGATGTGCGGCAGGTCGCGACCTGGCTCGAAGCACTCGAGGCGGCGGCCGGCATCACGGTCGGCGCAACCCGCATCGTCTGCGTCGCGACGGAGACCGCCGGCTCGATCTTCGGGCTCGGCAGCTACAAGGGCTGCTCCCCTCGCCTCGCCGGCCTGATGTGGGGCGCGGAGGATCTCTCCGCCTCTTTGGGTGCCACAGAGAAGTCCTCGGGCGGCGTGTTCCACAGTCCCTATCGCCTCGCGCGCGATCTCTGCCTGATGGCAGCCGCCGCGGCCGAGGTCGCGCCGATCGACACTGTCTATACCGACATCGACAATCTGGCCGGCCTCGAGCAGGAAACCCGGGCGGCGCGGCGCGACGGGTTTTCGGCGAAGGCGCTGATCCATCCCAAGCATGTCGATGTCGTCAACGCGGCATTCGAGCCGACGGAAGCCGAGCGCAGTTGGGCGGAGAAGGTGATCGCGGCGTTCGCGGGCAATCCGAACTCCGGAACGCTGCGGCTCGACGGCCAGATGATCGACAAGCCGCATCTTCGCGCGGCGAAGAAGATCCTCGGCCAGTCCTAG
- a CDS encoding IclR family transcriptional regulator codes for MIVRQAANVLEIMEFFAHTRKPATLAEIADHFGWPRSSTFNLLATLSEKGYLYEPRPRAGFYPTPRWLAMARMISEVEPLPPWTHTLVADLSAETGETASIVAPAGVMAVFIDVVESKAAIRYFATIGHRVPIHATASGRALLLQYSQEERDSVYRKIEFKQYGPSTPISIEAVEAELRNSIERGYCQSFGDYSRDLAGAAIPLPIGDRRLSVVVAGPEFRIGPKVAEVAALIARTVDRLRPKTTAA; via the coding sequence ATGATCGTTCGCCAAGCCGCAAACGTCCTGGAGATCATGGAATTCTTCGCCCATACGAGGAAGCCGGCGACGCTTGCGGAGATCGCCGATCATTTCGGCTGGCCGCGCTCGTCGACCTTCAACCTGCTCGCGACGCTCTCGGAGAAGGGCTATCTCTACGAGCCGCGGCCGCGCGCCGGCTTCTATCCGACACCGCGCTGGCTCGCCATGGCGCGGATGATCTCGGAGGTCGAGCCGCTGCCGCCATGGACGCATACGCTGGTTGCCGATCTCTCGGCCGAGACCGGCGAGACTGCGTCGATCGTGGCGCCCGCGGGCGTGATGGCCGTGTTCATCGACGTCGTCGAGTCCAAGGCGGCGATCCGCTATTTCGCGACCATCGGCCACCGCGTGCCGATCCACGCGACCGCGAGCGGCCGCGCGCTGCTGCTGCAATATTCGCAGGAGGAGCGCGACTCCGTCTATCGCAAGATCGAGTTCAAGCAGTACGGTCCGTCGACGCCGATCAGCATCGAGGCGGTGGAAGCCGAACTGCGCAACTCGATCGAGCGCGGCTATTGCCAGAGCTTTGGCGACTACAGCCGCGACCTCGCGGGCGCTGCGATTCCACTGCCGATCGGCGACCGCAGGCTCTCCGTCGTCGTCGCGGGGCCGGAGTTCCGGATTGGACCGAAGGTGGCCGAGGTGGCGGCGCTGATCGCGCGCACGGTCGACCGGCTGCGGCCGAAGACCACCGCGGCCTAA
- a CDS encoding fumarylacetoacetate hydrolase family protein, which yields MKKTTRRDLLATAAAATAASIAEVAPAAAQAGPKPIFPVPMVAIPIVGETQVFQVRRIYCIGRNYAAHAIERGSDPNREPPFFFQKPTDAIQNVAVGEVADHPYPSLTKNYHHEIELVAALKSGGTNIPAEKALDHVYGYALGLDMTRRDLQNGMAAEKKPWEIGKSFDHAAVLGPIHPASKTGHFEKGAISLAINGTVKQSSDLSKMIWSVAEQIAKLSEAFELKAGDIIYSGTPENVGPVVKGDVLLCKLEGLPDMSIKIV from the coding sequence ATGAAAAAGACCACGCGCCGGGATCTGCTCGCAACAGCCGCCGCAGCCACCGCAGCTTCCATCGCGGAGGTTGCGCCCGCCGCAGCGCAGGCCGGACCGAAGCCGATCTTCCCGGTGCCGATGGTCGCGATCCCGATCGTCGGCGAGACCCAGGTGTTCCAGGTCCGCCGCATCTACTGCATCGGGCGCAACTATGCGGCGCATGCGATCGAGCGCGGCTCGGATCCGAACCGCGAGCCGCCGTTCTTCTTCCAGAAGCCGACGGACGCGATCCAGAACGTCGCGGTCGGCGAGGTCGCCGACCATCCCTATCCGTCGCTGACCAAGAATTATCATCACGAGATCGAGCTGGTTGCCGCGCTGAAATCCGGCGGCACCAATATCCCGGCCGAGAAGGCGCTCGACCACGTCTATGGCTACGCGCTCGGTCTCGACATGACCCGGCGCGATCTCCAGAACGGCATGGCCGCGGAGAAGAAGCCGTGGGAAATCGGCAAGAGCTTTGACCACGCCGCGGTGCTCGGTCCGATCCACCCCGCGAGCAAGACCGGCCATTTCGAGAAGGGCGCGATCTCGCTCGCAATCAACGGCACCGTGAAGCAGAGCTCGGATCTCAGCAAGATGATCTGGAGCGTCGCCGAGCAGATCGCAAAGCTCTCGGAAGCGTTCGAGCTGAAGGCCGGCGACATCATCTATTCCGGCACGCCGGAGAATGTCGGCCCGGTGGTGAAGGGCGACGTGCTGCTGTGCAAGCTCGAGGGACTGCCGGACATGTCGATCAAGATCGTCTGA